The Phaeacidiphilus oryzae TH49 region GCCGCGGTCATCTGGTCGTACTGGCCGGTGGGGCGGGCGTGGCGGTAGTGGGCCTCGCGGAGCCGGTACTGGAGATCGGTCACGGCGGGGCCGGAGTCGCCGGGGACGAGCTCGCCGGAGCCTGCGGACGCGGAGCCGGAGCCGGTGCCCGAGCCGGTGCCGGATGCGGAGGTCGTGGCCGAGGCCGGAGCGGAGGCCGGGCTGCTGCCGCCGGTGCCGGTCGGGCCGGGGGTCGGGCTCGCCTTGCCGGGACTCGACGTCGCGGTCGGCGTGGCCGAGGGGCGGTGCGTCGCCGAGGCGGTCGGTGAGGCGGGGGCGGTGCTGGGCGCGGCGGAGGTGCCGCCCGCGCTGCCGGACTCCGTGCTGGGCAGCGGCGCGACCGAGGTGCCGACGGACGGACGGGCGGCGGGCCTGCCCCCGCCGCCGCTGGTGAGGGCGGCGGCGAAGGTCCCTGCCCCAGCCAGTACGACGACGGCCGCGGCGGCGCCGAGCAGCCCGCGCCGACGGCCGCGGGGGCCGCCGGGGTCGCCCGAACCGCTGGGATCGCCGGGACCACCCGAACCGCCAGGGCTCCCGGGCCGCGCGGCCCGGGAGGCGTGCGGCGGCGGCGGCGCTCCGGCGCCCGCGCCCGCGCCGTGCCTGGCCCGGCCGGTGCCGCCGCTGCCGCGGACGCCGGTGCCGCCGCTGCCGCCGCTGCCGCGGACACCGGCGCGGTCCGCGCGGCCCGCGCGGCCCGCCCGGCTGGTGCGCTGGGCGTCGTCGGTGATGCGCGGGATCGGGGCGGTGGCCTGCTGGTCCGGGGCGGGGAAGAGGGCCACGTCGGCGGGCGCGGGCCCGGGCGCGGCCGGATCGCCGACGGGCAGCAGCACCGTGCGTGCGGTGTTCTCGTCCGGAGCGACGGCCTCCGGCTGTCCTTCCCGCCCCTCGGGTATCTCGGTGCCGGCGGTCTCCGAGCGATCATGCGCGTCGTGCATGGGGCCTGATTATGCAGCAGCCGTGAAGCCGGGCGCACATCTCCCGGAGGTGGTGAAAGTCATGTGGGTACGCCGGGTGACCTATGCCGCAGCGCTGCTGACCGGGCGTCAGCCCCGGCGGGCTCAGCTGTACGCCACCCGCAGCTCCTTGATGCCGTTGAGCCAGGCGGAGCGCAGCCGGCGGGGCTCGTCGAGCAGCCGGATGTCCGGCGCCGCGTCGGCCAGCGCGTTGAAGATCAGCTCGATCTCCAGCCGCGCGAGGTTGGCGCCCAGGCAGAAGTGCGGGCCGCCGCCGCCGAACCCGAGGTGGGGGTTGGGGTCGCGGGTGATGTCGAAGGAGTCCGGCTGCTCGAAGACCTCGGGGTCGTGGTTGGCCGAGGAGTAGAACATGCCGACCCGGTCGCCGGCCCTGATCCGCGCCCCGCCCAGCTCCACGTCCTGGGTGGCGGTGCGCTGGAAGGACATCACGGGGGTGGCCCAGCGGATGATCTCGTCCGCGGCGGTCCTCGGCCGCTGCTCCTTGAAGAGCTTCCACTGCTCGGGGTTGCTGAGGAGGGCGTGGATGCCGTGGCTGATCGCGTTGCGGGTGGTCTCGTTCCCGGCCACCGCGAGCACCAGCACGAAGAAGCCGAACTCGTCGCTGCCCAGGTTGCCCTGGCCCTCGGCGTTGACCAGCTGGGTGACGATGTCCTTGGCCGGGCAGGCCTTGCGCTCCTCGGACATCCGCATCGCGTAGGCCAGCAGTTCGGCGGCGGACTCGGTGCCGACCTCCTGGGTGATGGACAGCTCGGGGTCGTCGTAGCCGACCATCCTGTTGGACCAGTCGAAGATCTTCGAGCGGTCCTGCTGCGGCACCCCGATCAGCTCGGCTATCGCCTGGAGCGGGAGTTCGCAGGCCACGTCGGTGACGAAGTTGCCGCCGCCCTCGGCGAGGGCGCCGGAGACGATCCGGTGGGCGCGCTCGCGCAGGGTGTCCTCCAGCGCCTTGATGGCGCGCGGGGTGAAGCCGCGCTGGACGATCTGCCGCAGGCGGGTGTGCTCCGGCGGGTCCATGTTGAGCATGATCAGCTTCTGCATCTCGATCCCGTCCCGCGGGATGTCGGGGTGGAAGCGGATCACGGCGGTGTTGGTGTGGGAGGAGTAGATCTCCGGGTGGGTGGAGACCTCCTTGACGTCCGCGTGCCGGGTCACGGCCCAGTAGCCGCCGTCGTCGAAGCCGCTGGTGTGCGGGGGCTGGGCGATCCAGCTGACCGGGGCGGTGCGGCGCATCACGGCCAGCTCCGGGAGAGGCACGCGCTGCTGGTTGAGGTCGGGGTCGGTGAGGTCGAAGCCCTCGGGGAGTGCCGGGCAGGTCATCGCAGCCTCCAGGAACCGCACCCTGCCGCGCCGGCGGCCGGCAGGGAACTGACGCGCTCTATAACTGACGGTTCGTCAGATTGCGTCTCGAAGGTAGTAACGCGTTCTAGAGGTGGCAAGAGGGTGTGCGGGTGTCGATTGCGTGAGGACGCGGATTCCCTGTGTCAGGACTCTTGCCGAGACAGCCCGGAGCGCATAGAAAGACGGTCAGAACTAGAACTCGTATCAGTTCTGCGTGAGCCGAGCCGGCGGGACCAGCCGAACGCCGCGCGGCAGCTGACCTCACGCGCGACAGGAGATGAGGTTTCATGGCCGCTGAACCCGTCATCGTCGAGGCCGTCCGGACCCCCATCGGCAGGCGCGGCGGCGCGCTGGCCAACCTCCACCCCGCCTATCTGCTGGGGGAGACCTTCCGCGAGCTGCTGGCGCGCACGGGGGCCAAGGCGGACGTCGTGGAGCAGATCGTCAGCGGGACGGTGACCCACGCCGGCGAGCAGTCCATGAACCCGGCCCGCAACGCCTGGCTGGCCATGGGCCTGCCGTACGAGGTGCCCGCGACCACGGTGGACTGCCAGTGCGGCTCCTCGCAGCAGGCGAACCACATGGTGCACAACATGATCGCCGCCGGGGTGATCGACGTCGGCATCGGCTGCGGTGTCGAGTCGATGTCCCGGGTCCCGCTGGGCGCCGGCTCCGCGCACGGGCCGGGGCGGCCGTTCCCCGACGAGTGGAACGTCGACCTGCCCAACCAGTTCGAGGCCGCCGAGCGGATCGCCCGCCGCCGCGGCATCTCCCGCGCCGACGTCGACGCCCTCGGCCTCGCCTCCCAGCGCAAGGCGCAACAGGCCTGGGCCGAGGAGCGGTTCAAGCGGGAGACCTACGCCGTGCAGGTGCCCACCAAGGAGGAGGAGCAGCTGGCCGGCCAGGGGATGTGGCGGCTCTTCGACCGGGACGAGGGACTGCGGGACACCTCGATGGAGGCGCTCTCCGGCCTCAAGCCGGTGCTGCCGAACGCCATCCACACGGCGGGTACCTCCTCGCAGATCTCGGACGGCGCCGCCGCGGTGATGTGGGCCTCACGGCGGGCCGCGCGGGCGCTCGGCCTCACGCCGCGGGCTCGGATCGTCGCCCAGGCGGTCGTCGGCGCCGAGCCGCAGTACCACCTGGACGGGCCGATCGACGCCACCCGCGCGGTGCTCGGCAAGGCCGGGATGACCCTCAAGGAGATCGACCTGGTCGAGATCAACGAGGCCTTCGCCTCGGTGGTGCTCAGCTGGGCCGCGGTGCTGGGCGCCGACCTGGACAAGGTCAACGTCAACGGCGGGGCCATCGCGCTGGGCCACCCGGTGGGCGCCACCGGGGCCCGGCTGATCACCACCGCGGTCCACGAACTGGAGCGGGCGGACAAGGAGTTCGCGCTGATCACGATGTGCGCGGGGGGCGCACTGGCCACCGCGACGATCATCCAGCGGGTCTGACGAGGGGCGGCCACTGTGCCTGACGACCCGTCAGGCGCTCGGCCGCAGACGGGCGATGGAGCGGAGGAGGCAGTCGAGGTTGACCACCTTGTGGGCGCCCACCCGGGCGAACGGCAGCCGCTTGCCCCGGGCGTGGATCCGCACCTCGCCCTGGAGGACGGTGACCCGCTCCAGAGCCTCCCAGGCCAGCAGGCCGCGCGGGGTGGCTATCCCCTCCGGCCGCAGCGCGTACGGGCCGAAGGGGGCCTCCTGGCCCGCGCGGACGGCGGCGACCGCGGAGTCCGCCTGGGCCAGGGTGATCTCCTGCTGGAGGCGGGCGCCGAGCTCGGCGATGTCCTGGTAGAGGTTGGAGAGGGTCTCGGTCCGGCCCTCGGGGTCGGTGAGGACGAAGGCGTAGCGGGTGTTGAGCCGGATCCCGTAGACGTTCGGGGTGACGATGTTCTGCCGCAGCCCCGTGGAGTCGAAGCGGTAGACGGCCTCCGGGCCGTTCCGCCCGCAGATCATCACGCCCCGCTGGTAGAGGTCCACGCGCTTGGCGGCGCTCGCCGCGGAGAGGTTGGGCGAGCGCCGGAGGAGGACGAGCAGCCGGACGGCGAGCGGGATGGTGATCACCATCGCGGTGTTCACCACGATCAGCAGCACATGGGAGAGCACCAGCAGGGTGCTCCAGCGGACCGCCGGGTAGGAGGCGAGCCGGCGGCCCAGGGCGGGGTCCTGCGACGGCGGTTCCTGCGCGGCGGCGACCCGCGCGGCAGCGCCCTGCGGGGGTTGGGGGACGGTCATCGGGCTCCCCCTCGGCCGTTCCAGTACGGCTGGGCAGCCGGACCCGCAGCAGGACCCGGACCCGCAGCAGGACCCGGACCCGACGCCAGCTCCGGCCCCTGGCCCCAGCCCGCCGCCGGCGTCGCGTCGAGCGGTGAGCGGCCGTTCGGAAGCGCCGGCCGGCCCGCGTCCTCCCAGCCCAGCACGGCCTCCACGCGGTTCGCCGTGAACAGGGCGGTGCCGTCGGCGGAGTAGCTCCAGGGCGCGGTCGCCACCCGGTCGCCCAGCTGCCGGAACATCCACACCGCCTCGGCGTACCGCCCGGAGCGGGTGAGGAAGTAGGCGAGCCAGCCGCGCAGCGCGTCGATCCGCAGGTGGGCGGGGTGTGCCGCGGCCAGGTCGGCCAGGCCCTGGTCCACCGCGTGGCGGACCTCCGGGCCGCGCCAGAACGCCCGGCGTTGCTCCTGGTCCTCGGGGCGCAGCTCGTTGTTGAGGAGGTCCAGCCGCAGCAGCGTCAGCAGCGATCCGATCGGCGCGGTGGCGATGGCCTCCTCGACGAAGCCGGTCACCAGCTCGCGCGAGCCGTGCCAGCGGGGCAGCCAGTAGTTCATCGCGCCGAGATGTGCCGGAACGTGGTACGGCGCCCGGGACCTGACCATCGCCCACAGCTCACGGAAGGCCTCGTGGGGGTAGGAAAGGCCGGTGGCCGCGCCGAGGTGGACGATCCACGGGACCGGGTCCTCGGGCAGCAGCGCGGCGGCCTCCTGGCAGGCTCCGGGGGCCGCGGACAGCGTGCGGTGGAACCCCTGCCACTGCTCGGCGGTGACGCCCTCGGCCCGGCCGGTGCCGCGGACCGCCCAGGCGACCTCGACCAGCGACCGCGCGTAGACCACCGCGGCGCCCGGGTCCCGCGGCGCGGCCTGGCGCCAGGCGCGCAACCAGGCGTCCTCCCGCACGGCGAGCTCGGCCAGGTGGCAGGCGCAGAGGTAGCGGAGCTCCCAGTCCGCGCCGACCGCCTCCAGCAGTGCCGAGGCGGGCCGCCAGTCGCCGGTGCGCTCCGCCGCCTCCCCGGCCGCGGTCAGTGCGGGCAGCGGCCGGATGAGGCCGGTCCGCAGCGCCGCCCGCGGAGGCATGCCGTAGGCGGCGGGGTCGATGGTGCGCGCCTCGGCGGCGTCCCGCGGGGGAGCGGGCGCGGCGCTGCGGCGCGCGGCGGCGGCGGCGACGGCGGCCGCCGCCTCGTCCAGCTTGGCGCGGCCGCTGAGGCGTCTCAGGAATCCGGACACGGGGTGTTCCTCCGGGGGGGTCGGCAGCGGTTCGACTGCCGTGGGTTCAGGGGGCGTGCGCTCGGTCCTGCGCTCAGCCCTGCGCCAGCAGGGCGCGCAGGGGCGCGGTGCTCGGGGTCATCGCGACCATGGCGGCGACCGCCTCGCGCAGGGCCTCGGCCGGAATCCCCGGGGCCTCGAAGGCGCCCACCCGCGACCAGCTCACCGGCCAGCCGCCGCGGCCCGAGTCGGCCAGTGCGAGGCGTACCAGTGCGAGGAGGCGCGGCTCCAGATCGGTGCGGAGATGCTGGACCCGGACCGGTCCTGTGGTGCCCTTGGCGAACTCCGGCTCCGGCAGGCGGGCGGCCAGCTCGTCCAGCCAGCCGGCGTCCACCAGGTCGAGGACCAGCGCGAGCGGCGGATACTGCGGCTGGGGCCCGATGCCGACCGGCAGTGCCTCGACGGCCGCGCGCAGCGGCTTCGCCGCCGCCTCGGCGCGGGCCCGGCCGAGGCGGTGGACCAGTGTCGGCCAGTCCGCCTCCGCCAGCCCCGCCGTCCCCTCGGACTTGGCGAGCACATCCCTGGCGACCGTGGCGAAGAGCGCCGCCGGATCGGCCACCAGGGAGAGGGCGCTTCCGGTGTCCCGGCCCCGGCCGTCGTCCGGCATGGCCTCGATCGCGGCGATGCGGGCGGTGATCGGCGGATGGGTGTCGAACGGGGAGGTCTCGGTCTCCGGGGGCTCCCTGCGCAGCTTCTCCAGTTCGGCGGCGCGCTCGGGGTCGGCCAGCAGATGGCGGAAGCCGCCCAGGAACTCGTCGGCGGTCGGCAGCAGCCCGATGCTCCGCCCGGCGGCCGCGTAGCGGTCCAGATAGAAGTCGTATCCGGCGTCCAGCGCCGGGAGTTGGCGCAGTGCCAGCGCGGCGTTGTCGCGGCCGGCGATGCGGGCGGCCTCCCGGTCGGCGGCGATCTCCTGCTGGCGGCTGAGGGCCTCGGTGGTCCGCAGGTAGTGCTCGGCGTACGAGCGGTAGAGGCGGAACAGGGCCGCGTTGCCGGTGCGCCGGCCGGCGAACATCCGGACCGTGTTGAGCATGGACTGCCGGCCCCGCTGGACCAGCCCGGCGAGTCGGGTGTCCTTGTTGGAGTAGTGGCCCAGCTCGTGGCAGAGGACGGCCTCCAACTGCCCCGGCGTCAGCCCGATCAGCAGCGGTACGCCGACGAACATCCGCCGCCTGCCCGGCAGCAGCCCGGCCAGGTGGGGGTTCTCGTGGACGAAGGCGTTGACCTCCGGGACGATCCGCAGCTCGCGCGGCGGGCGGGTGCCCATCCGGTCGGCGAGCCGGCTGACGCTCTGCCAGAGCAGCGGCTGCTGCTGCGGGGTGACCGGGACGCCGGGGGGATTGCGCATGCGGTTGCCCCGGGTGAAGAAGATCCCGCGGACCAGCGGGATGGCGATCAGCACGCTGAGCACCATGAAGCGCCCCACCCCGGTGCCGGAGTAGCCGCTCGCGATCAGACCGGCGTCGATCGCGGCGAGGGCGGCGAGCAGCCCGAAGCCCATGCAGTAGAACCCGATGAGAAGCACCAGCGCCCGGACGGCACGTCTCGGTATGCCCACGATTCCCCCACGGTTGCCCTATGAAGCCGACACACTATGCCGCAGGCTCGGCGGGCACCGCCAGTCGCCGGGGTGGGGACGGTCAGAGCGAGTCCACCAGGGTCTGGAGGCCGTCCAGGAAGCGTTCCAGGGTGAACTCGAAGAAGCGGTCGACCGAGAGGTCCTCGATGTCGGCCATCCGCCGCAGTCCGGTGAGCCCGAACTCGAGCATGACGGCCGCGTAGCGGTGGCCCTGGCGGGCGGTCCACTCGTCGGCGTCCTGGCCGGTGGCGTCCAGCAGCTCGGTCTCCCGTTCCAGGTCGACCGCGAAGCCGCGCGGGATACCGGAGTTGGTGATCGCGGCCAGCACGGCGGCCTCGTCGTCGAGCCCAGTGGCGGTCAGGGCGCGTATCGACCAGTCGGTGATCGACATGCCGTTCCGGCCGATCAGGGGCCGGGTGAACGAGGTGATGTGGGCCGCCCACGGGTGCCGGTTGTACGCCGCCCAGGAGGCCCGGGCGACCAGCGTCAGCGCCTCCCGCCAGGGCGGGGGCGGTTCGGGGAGGCTGCGGCGCACCTCCCCGTAGACGCGGTCGCACATCACGGTGAGGAGTGCCTCGCGGGTGGGGACCAGGGCGTTGACCGCGCTGGTGGGGACGGAGAGGGCGGCGGCGATCCGGCGCATGGTCAGGGTGCGGAAGCCCTCCGTGTCGGCCAGGCGGACGGCGGTGTCGGCGATCCGGG contains the following coding sequences:
- a CDS encoding peptidoglycan-binding protein, which codes for MHDAHDRSETAGTEIPEGREGQPEAVAPDENTARTVLLPVGDPAAPGPAPADVALFPAPDQQATAPIPRITDDAQRTSRAGRAGRADRAGVRGSGGSGGTGVRGSGGTGRARHGAGAGAGAPPPPHASRAARPGSPGGSGGPGDPSGSGDPGGPRGRRRGLLGAAAAVVVLAGAGTFAAALTSGGGGRPAARPSVGTSVAPLPSTESGSAGGTSAAPSTAPASPTASATHRPSATPTATSSPGKASPTPGPTGTGGSSPASAPASATTSASGTGSGTGSGSASAGSGELVPGDSGPAVTDLQYRLREAHYRHARPTGQYDQMTAAEVTQLQADYHITSDPAGVYGPATAAVLDRITGG
- a CDS encoding cytochrome P450, which encodes MTCPALPEGFDLTDPDLNQQRVPLPELAVMRRTAPVSWIAQPPHTSGFDDGGYWAVTRHADVKEVSTHPEIYSSHTNTAVIRFHPDIPRDGIEMQKLIMLNMDPPEHTRLRQIVQRGFTPRAIKALEDTLRERAHRIVSGALAEGGGNFVTDVACELPLQAIAELIGVPQQDRSKIFDWSNRMVGYDDPELSITQEVGTESAAELLAYAMRMSEERKACPAKDIVTQLVNAEGQGNLGSDEFGFFVLVLAVAGNETTRNAISHGIHALLSNPEQWKLFKEQRPRTAADEIIRWATPVMSFQRTATQDVELGGARIRAGDRVGMFYSSANHDPEVFEQPDSFDITRDPNPHLGFGGGGPHFCLGANLARLEIELIFNALADAAPDIRLLDEPRRLRSAWLNGIKELRVAYS
- a CDS encoding steroid 3-ketoacyl-CoA thiolase, encoding MAAEPVIVEAVRTPIGRRGGALANLHPAYLLGETFRELLARTGAKADVVEQIVSGTVTHAGEQSMNPARNAWLAMGLPYEVPATTVDCQCGSSQQANHMVHNMIAAGVIDVGIGCGVESMSRVPLGAGSAHGPGRPFPDEWNVDLPNQFEAAERIARRRGISRADVDALGLASQRKAQQAWAEERFKRETYAVQVPTKEEEQLAGQGMWRLFDRDEGLRDTSMEALSGLKPVLPNAIHTAGTSSQISDGAAAVMWASRRAARALGLTPRARIVAQAVVGAEPQYHLDGPIDATRAVLGKAGMTLKEIDLVEINEAFASVVLSWAAVLGADLDKVNVNGGAIALGHPVGATGARLITTAVHELERADKEFALITMCAGGALATATIIQRV
- a CDS encoding DUF6585 family protein, producing MTVPQPPQGAAARVAAAQEPPSQDPALGRRLASYPAVRWSTLLVLSHVLLIVVNTAMVITIPLAVRLLVLLRRSPNLSAASAAKRVDLYQRGVMICGRNGPEAVYRFDSTGLRQNIVTPNVYGIRLNTRYAFVLTDPEGRTETLSNLYQDIAELGARLQQEITLAQADSAVAAVRAGQEAPFGPYALRPEGIATPRGLLAWEALERVTVLQGEVRIHARGKRLPFARVGAHKVVNLDCLLRSIARLRPSA
- a CDS encoding M48 family metallopeptidase is translated as MGIPRRAVRALVLLIGFYCMGFGLLAALAAIDAGLIASGYSGTGVGRFMVLSVLIAIPLVRGIFFTRGNRMRNPPGVPVTPQQQPLLWQSVSRLADRMGTRPPRELRIVPEVNAFVHENPHLAGLLPGRRRMFVGVPLLIGLTPGQLEAVLCHELGHYSNKDTRLAGLVQRGRQSMLNTVRMFAGRRTGNAALFRLYRSYAEHYLRTTEALSRQQEIAADREAARIAGRDNAALALRQLPALDAGYDFYLDRYAAAGRSIGLLPTADEFLGGFRHLLADPERAAELEKLRREPPETETSPFDTHPPITARIAAIEAMPDDGRGRDTGSALSLVADPAALFATVARDVLAKSEGTAGLAEADWPTLVHRLGRARAEAAAKPLRAAVEALPVGIGPQPQYPPLALVLDLVDAGWLDELAARLPEPEFAKGTTGPVRVQHLRTDLEPRLLALVRLALADSGRGGWPVSWSRVGAFEAPGIPAEALREAVAAMVAMTPSTAPLRALLAQG
- a CDS encoding GntR family transcriptional regulator codes for the protein MTDSPSPSPSPSPAPSPSPAARIAAALRRRIDDGELAPGARLPSTRALVREFGVAMATATRALAILRDAGLVETRPGAGTFVTGAPAPAPAEAGQPVRPPRELTTARIADTAVRLADTEGFRTLTMRRIAAALSVPTSAVNALVPTREALLTVMCDRVYGEVRRSLPEPPPPWREALTLVARASWAAYNRHPWAAHITSFTRPLIGRNGMSITDWSIRALTATGLDDEAAVLAAITNSGIPRGFAVDLERETELLDATGQDADEWTARQGHRYAAVMLEFGLTGLRRMADIEDLSVDRFFEFTLERFLDGLQTLVDSL